In the Dolichospermum flos-aquae CCAP 1403/13F genome, CTTCCGCTTGTCTAGCTTTTCCTGCTTGGCTGAGGAAAGAAGGTAGAGCAATAGCGGATAGAATACCGATGATGATAATAACAACTAACAGTTCAATAAGGGTGAAACCTTCGCTATCTTTCTTTTTGCTGAGGATTTGTTGGATGAATTTGGCTTTTAGTTCGGTTTTCATAGGATTTTTCCCTGATTTGGACTATTGTTCGTTTCTTGATGGAAATAACTTACCCCATTCCGATCAATTTCATATCACTTCCAGGAAAAAACTTTTTTCCCATCTGTTCAACAGTTCTAACTGGGGGTTAAAAATAGGCTAAAATCCTTATATAGACGTACTTTCACTATCTAGAAGCTGAAAATAGACATGGCTACTATCCCTCGTTCCCTAGCTCTACCGGGGAATAGACTCCAAAAAGCTGTGGCTCTACTATACTTGATTCGAGGCAGAGCCTCACATCTACATTCCCAGTCAGAGACTGGGAACGAGTTGAATATACCCAGTTCTGAATTTCCCCATGACGATTATAAAAAAGCAATTACCAAATTTCTGGAAATTTACGAAAAATCCGAGCCTATCCCAGCGATTAATGCTAATTGGGATGGGTATGACCCTATTTTTCATCTTCTTAGCCTTTTTTGCTCCTGTTTTCCAAAGTTGGGGATGGTTGCAAAACCCCAGAGAGTTTCTCTCTAACCCTATTCATGAACCACCTTCGGCCAAACATTGGTTTGGCACAAGTCGTTTGGGTTATGATGTCTTTTCTCGCAGTGTGTTTGGTGTACAAGCCGCGCTGCAAGTTGTGACTTTAGCGACATCATTGAGCATGATCATCGGTGTACCTTTGGGCATGGTCAGCGGTTATTTGGGGGGAAAATTGGATAAAGCCCTATTATTTCTTATGGATAGTATTTATACTTTACCAGGTTTATTACTGTCAGTAACATTGGCTTTTGTCGTGGGACGAGGAATCTTAAATGCAGCGATCGCTATTAGTATAGCTTACGTTCCCCAATATTATCGCGTTGTCCGTAACCACACTGTCAGCGTCAAAACTGAAGTATATATAGAAGCTGCACAAGCCATGGGTGCTTCTACCTGGGTTGTCTTATCAAGGTATCTATTTTTCAATGTTATTCAAAGCGTCCCCGTCCTCTTTACCCTCAACGCCGCAGATGCCATCTTAGTTTTAGGCGGGTTAGGATTTTTAGGGTTAGGATTACCCGAAGACGTGCCAGAATGGGGATATGATTTAAAACAAGCTCTAGAAGCACTACCTACAGGCATTTGGTGGACTACCCTGTTTCCTGGTTTAGCAATGACAACTTTGGTGGTAGGGTTATCACTACTTGGTGAGGGGTTGAATGAATTTGTCAATCCTCGTCTAAGAAGAGAAAATAGGCAATAGTCAGTTGTCAGTAGGGGCGAAGCATTTGGAAGATAAATTATCGGTCATTGCCAAAAATAGTTCTCCAAATGCTTCGCCCGTACAGTTGTTAGTTGTCAACCAACAAAAATTTAATTATTACTGAGAGAGTTTTGTGAACGATAATATTACTTTAATTGCGGCTGCTACAGGTGGATTTATGGTTTCTCTAGCCTTATCTGGTATTTTAAAAGGTGCGCCAATCGCAAATTGGCAACAGGCACATAATAATTTACACCCCATTGTCAACGTGCAAATTATAAGAGACTAGGCTGAAAACCCTTGAAGTTGAGTTTTGGAGCGTGGTGGTCAGTGAGCAGTTCGGCAAGCTCACTGTAACACTTGTCGAACTGCGGAAAAACTCAACTGTCCTTTAGGCAAGGGATGAAAGCCAGATAGAGGCTTCAGCCTCCACAGAAAATTTTTCCTCTTGACAAGATTATGTTCCGTGCGTTAGCATAGCTTCGTGGTGTTTAGGTCGAAACCATGATAATTTACGAGTTCAAAGTCAAAGGAAAAGATAAGCAATATCGCGCAATAGATGAGGCTATTCGTGCATCTCAGTTCATCCAAAATAAATGTTTAAGATATTGGATGGATAACAAAGGTGCGACGAAATATGATCTCAATAAATATTGCGCGATTTTGGCATCTGAATTTCCTTTTGCGGATGAACTTAATTCAATGGCAAGACAATCTGCTGCGGAACGTTCTTGGAGTGCAATAGCTCGGTTTTACGATAATTGCAAAAAGAAAGTTAAGGGTAAGAAGGGATTTCCAAAATTCAAAAAGAATTGCCGTTCAGTTGAGTACAAAGTTACCGGCTGGAAGTTATCCGAAACCAGAAAAGCAATTACTTTCTCTGACAAGAAAGGTATAGGTACTCTGAAATTAAAAGGTACTTACGATCTTAATTTTTATGATATCAAACAAATTAAGCGAGTTCGTTTAGTCCGTCGGGCTGATGGATATTATGCTCAATTTGCAATTGATGTCAAAATTAGAATTGAATCTCAACCAACGAATCAAATAGTTGGCTTAGATGTGGGCTTAAAATATTTCATTGCCGATTCAAAAGGTAATGTAGAGCCTGCTCCACAATTCTATAGAAAGTCAGAAAAGCAATTAAGTCGAGCTAATCGCCAGAAATCCAAGAAGTTCAGCAGAGATAAGAAGAAAGCTAAACAACCACAATCCAAGAACTATTTAAAAGCTAAAAATAGGTATGCCCGTAAACATTTAAGAGTAAGTAGGCAGCGAAAAGAATATTGCAAGAGATTAGCATATTCCGTGATCCAATCTAACGATTTGGTAGCTTACGAAGACTTAAATATTAAAGGCATGGCGAGAAACCGACATTTAGCTAAATCAATCTCTGATGCTGGCTGGGCAACTTTTCGGCAATGGTTAGAATATTTTGGACTCAAATATGGGAAGGTAACAGTTGCTGTTCCTCCCCATAATACTTCTCAAAATTGTGCTAATTGTGGTCAAAAAGTCAAAAAATCCCTATCAACTAGAACCCATAATTGTCATCATTGCGGGTTTGTAGAAGATAGAGATATTAACGCCAGTATCAACATCCTAAGATTAGGATTAACTACGGTAGGGCATACCGGAAGCTACGCTACAGGAGATTTGCCCTCTTGGGCGATTGGTGCAAACCTGTCGTCTAACGGCGAGTCTGTGAATGTAGAATCCCCGCGTCTTTAGACCGGGGAGTGTCAACAGTAAAAATAAAATAAATTAAAATTATGCAGCAAGTAATTGGTATTGATTTAGGGGGAACTGCGATTAAACTTGGTCGGTTCACAGCAGATGGTAATTGTTTGCAATCTTTATCTGTGGATACTCCCCAACCCGCAACACCAGAGGCTGTATTATTTACAATAGTAGATGCAATATCACAAATTGACCCCAATAATGAAAGTGTCGCTATCGGTTTAGGTACTCCTGGTCCTGCTGATGCTGCGGGAAGAATTGCGAAAGTTGCCATTAATCTAGTAGGATGGCATGATGTCCCCCTAGCAGATTGGTTAGAAGCCAAAACCGGTAAACCGACAATTTTGGCTAATGATGCTAACTGTGCAGGTTTAGGAGAAGCTTGGTTAGGTGCAGGCCGAAATTTCCCCAATTTGATTTTACTAACTTTGGGGACTGGCGTTGGTGGGGCAATTATTCTTGATGGTAAATTATTTGTCGGACATCAAGGTGCAGCAGCAGAATTAGGTTTAATTACCTTAAATCCTGATGGACCAATGTGTAATAGTGGCAATCAAGGCTCATTAGAACAGCATACTTCAATCTCTGCTATCCGTCGCCGCACAGGCAAAGAACCAGCAGAATTAGGCGCACTTGCCCAAGCTGGAGATATAGAAGCCTTGACTTTTTGGCAAGAATATGGTAAGGACTTAGGAATTGGTTTAACCAGTTTACTCTATGTGCTGACACCCCAAGCAATTATTATTGGTGGTGGTGTCAGTGGGAGTTTTGAATTTTTCTTACCTGCATTAACAGCAGAAATCGAAAAACGAGTTTTACCAACTTCCCGCGCAGGTTTGCAAATTCTCCCCGCAGAATTAGGAAATACAGCGGGAATGGTAGGCGCTGCTAAGTTAGCATTGGAAATAGGTAATTGGTAATGGGGAAAACCGACAACTGTAGGGGCGAAGCATTTGCAGAACTATTTTTGGCAATGACCGATAATTTATCTTCCAAATGCTTCGCCCCTACCGACAACTGACAACTAAGAAACTTGTACAGGCTTGGGTGTGGTAGTTGTCGAATGAAATTGAGAAATTGCAGCGGTCATAAATCCTTTAAATAAAGGATGAGGTGCATTGGGGCGAGATTGAAATTCAGGATGAAATTGACAAGCGATAAAGAAAGGATGTTTGGGATATTCAATAATTTCCACTAATCTACCATCTGGAGATGTGCCACTCACCAAATAACCAGAATCTAATAACTGACTACGATAGACATTATTAAACTCGTAACGGTGACGGTGGCGTTCATAAATGACTTCTTCTTGATAAAGTTGGAAAGCTAGGCTGTTGGGAAGTACCCGACAAGGATAAAGTCCTAAGCGCATTGTCCCGCCTAAATCTACTACATCCTGTTGTTCTGGCAACAGGTTAATAACCGGATTGTCAGTATATGGGTCAAATTCGGCGCTATTGGCATTAGATAAGCCTTCGACATTTCTCGCCCATTCAATCACAGAACACTGCATTCCTAAGCATAAACCTAAAAAGGGAATTTGGCGATCGCGGGCGTATTTAATCGCCGCAATTTTCCCATCTATGCCCCGACTACCAAAGCCGCCCGGAACAATGATACCATCAACACCTGCAAGATAGTTTTCCGGTGGTTCATTTTCCAAAACTTCCGAGTTTACCCACCGCAGACGCAAATCACCATGAGTCGCAATAGCCGCATGACGTAAAGACTCGACTACAGACAGATAGGCATCACCTAACCGCACATATTTACCAACAATAGCAATTTCGACGGTATATTTAGGATTATACATCCGATCTACCATGTTTTCCCATTGGGTCATATTGGGTTGACGCTGTTCCATTTGTAGTAAGTTAAGAACTTGTTCAGCTAATCCTTCCCGTTCTAAAATTACTGGAACTTCATAAATACTGCGAGCATCTGGACTGGTAATAACACATTCTACAGGGACATCACAAAACTCTGATAACTTTTGTTTCAAGCCGACCGGAATGGGGCGATCGCTCCGACATACTAAAATATCTGGTTGAATGCCAATTGATCTCAATTCTTTCACAGAATGTTGAGTCGGCTTAGTTTTCATTTCTCCCGCCGCAGCAATCCAAGGCAACAAAGTAACGTGCATATACAACACATTACGCTTTCCTACTTCCTTTCGCAGTTGACGAATTGCTTCTAGAAAAGGTAGTGATTCAATATCACCCACAGTTCCGCCAATTTCCGTAATCACAGCGGCAGGATTAGTTTCTTTAGCAACTCTGAGAATTCGCTCTTTAATCTCATTGGTAATGTGCGGAATTACCTGAACAGTACCGCCATTATAGTCGCCTCGGCGTTCCTTATTAATAACTGACTGATAAATCAAGCCAGTAGTAACACTGTTTAACCGAGACATAGAAGTATCAGTAAACCGTTCGTAATGTCCCAAATCCAAATCTGTTTCTGCACCGTCTTGGGTGACAAAAACTTCCCCATGCTGAAAAGGACTCATTGTCCCTGGATCAACGTTAATATAGGGATCGAGCTTGAGAATCGAAACCGAATAATCCCGTGATTTGAGCAAACGTCCCAAACTTGCTGCTACAATTCCCTTACCAATACTGGAAACCACGCCCCCAGTCACAAAGATAAACTTAGTCATAGTATTTTCAATTTCTAGCAACTTCTAAATATAGATTTTGCTCCCGCAGGAGAATTTGTGTAGACGATTTTCGAGGCTTGTTTGGAGGATGAATTTTGCCCAATAACTCCACGTCCCAACCTTTTTGGCCAATGTACTGCCATTTCCACATCATTTATGTTTGACTCCATCTTGGCCATTGTGCCACAGTCCCTATTCTGAAATTTTCTGTGTTTGTCCATGAAAAAACTTTTAGGATTAGTATTATTTAATTTTTTAGTCACCTCCTCAGTTGCGTTAGCACAAGAACCACTTTTAGTAGTTTTTCCCCCGACAAACTACCAAACCAGCACAGAAAAAATATTTTTTATCGGTACAGCGCCCCCCGACGGGCAAGTTTTAATTAATGGTAAGCTCGTTAACCGTAGCAAAGCCGGGCATTTTTCCCCCAGTTTTCCCTTACAGTTAGGAGAAAATATATTTAAAGTTCGTTACCAAAATCAAGAACGAGAGATTAAGATCATCAGGGTATCTACTCAACCTGAGTTACCTCAAGGGTTAGGCTTTGCTAAGGATTCCTTGACTCCTGCTGCTGATATTGCCAGATTACCAGGAGAATTAATTTGTTTTAGTGCAGTTGCACCACCTCAAGCTACTGTCTCAGTCAATCTGGTAAATCAAAATATTGCCCTTTTACCCCAGCCTTCACTGGCACAATTACCTCCAAATTCAAGTGTTTTGACGGGGTTAAATCAGCCTAATCTTTCTATTCTTACCAAATACCAAGGTTGTACAACAGTCGCAAATGCTGCTGATTTAGGAAAACCTCAATTTAATTTACAACTGAATGATCAAAGAATAACTCAAACTGGTTTAGGAAAAATCGAAATTCTCGCGCCCACACAATTAGCAGTTGCGGAAATTGCATCAGAATCAGGCGTTACTCGCACGGGACCTAGTACCGATTATTCACGACTGACACCATTGCCAAAGGGAACTATGGCAAGTGTTACGGGAAAAGAAGGTGAATGGTTGCGCTTAGACTATGGGGCTTGGATTAATAGCAACGAAACTACAATTATATCAGGTGCGGTTGCACCACAGACGGTGATTCGGAGTGTCGGCTATCGGCAATTGGCTGAAGCGACAGAGATGCGTTTTCCTTTGGAAAGTGCTGTGCCGGTGAGTGTGGAACAGGGAAATAACTCCTTTATTCTCACCCTCTACAATACCACTGCTCAAACAGACACAATTCGTCTAGATGATGACCCCCTGATTTCTCGCCTAGATTGGCAACAGGTAAGCCCCACACAGATCAAATATACTTTTAACCTCAAAAACCTCCAACAGTGGGGCTATAAGCTGAGGTATGACAATACAACTTTGGTTTTAACTTTACGTCATCCACCCCAGCTTAAAAATAGTAAACGCCTACCTTTATCTGGCATCAAAATTGTACTTGATCCAGGACATGGAGGTAAAGAATCTGGCGCTAGTGGACCAACTGGGTATTTAGAAAAAGATGTGAATTTGATAATTTCTCAATTGCTGCGAGATGAGTTGGTGAAGCGCGGTGCTAAAGTAGTGATGACCAGAGAAGATGATCGTGATGTTTCATTAGTCGAACGTCAGGAAATAATTAATAAAGAAGAACCTGCGATCGCTCTTTCCATTCATCATAACTCTTTACCGGATAATGGTGATGCGGAAAAAACTAAAGGCTTTGGTACTTTTTGGTATCATCCTCAATCACACAGCCTCGCAGTATTTTTACAAAATTACGTAGTTAAAAAACTTGGTAAACCTTCCTACGGTGTATTTTGGAATAATTTAGCCCTGACTCGTCCTAGTGCTGCACCGGCGGTATTATTGGAATTGGGTTTTATGAGTAGTCCTTATGAGTTTGAGGAAATAGTTAATCCTCAAGCACAGAAGAAAATGGCTAATATTTTAGCTGACGGGATAACTAAGTGGTTTAAAATAAAGTAAGGGCGAAGCATTCGGAAAATATCCTTTGAGAAAAACCAATAATTGATTGCCCGAATGCTTCGCCCCTACTCTTAGGTACTTGTTATGCCAAACTATTATTTATATTCATTAAACAATATTAAAGGATGTATCAATAAATGTCTAAAAGTGCTGTAAAAGTTGACATATGAAGAATATTTGTTATTAACTATAGATACAATGCAGATTGTTTGTAGATAAAATTAGTCCTATGACTGGTAAAAGAGATATTAAAGTTCGAACTGACGTACAATACTGGAATTGACTAATATTAAGCCACGCCAAGTTAAAAACAGTATCTTATGCCAGCATTTTTATTAGAGGTCGGTACAGAAGAATTACCCGCAGGTTTTTTGAGTGATGCTATTGTACAATGGCGATCGCGCATTCCCGAAAGTCTCAAAACCCATAATCTCCTCAATACCGTTGTCGAAGTCTATGGAACACCGCGACGGTTAGCAGTTCTCATTACCGGTTTACCTTCCCAACAAGCAGACAGGGAAGAAGAAATCAAAGGACCTCCCGCACAAGCAGCCTTTAAAGATGGACAACCCACTAAAGCCGCCATTGGTTTTGCGAGTAAGCAAGGTGTAGATATTTCCGCTTTAGAAATTCGTCCCACAGAAAAAGGGGATTTCGTCTTTGTGAACAAACAAATTCCCGGTCGTCCCATAGCCGACATTTTAACCGAACTTGTCCCCCAATGGGTCTGGAACTTAGAAGGTAAGCGGTTAATGCGGTGGGGACATGGTGACGGACGATTTTCCCGGCCAATTCGCACTTTAGTCACATTGTTAGATGGGGAGATTTTACCATTAGAATTAGAAAATGGGGCAAAAGTTGTCAAAAGTAACCGCCTATCTCGCACCCATAGAGTATTACACCCGGAATCTGTTAGTATTTCCCACGCTACAGAATATGTGAAAACATTGGCTTCCGGTTATGTAAATGTTCCCCCAGAAAACCGAGCCGAAATCATCACAAATCAAGTCAAAGCCGCCGCCGAAAAATTAGGTGGGTATACCCCAATTTACCCCGATTTACTAGCAGAAGTAATCAACTTAGTTGAATATCCCACCGCAGTTATCGGCCAATTTGAAGAAGAATTTCTCAACTTACCAAAAGAAGTAATTACCGAAGTCATGGTAAGTCATCAGCGTTATTTTCCCGTCTTCAAAAATGCTGACTGTCAGGAATTATTACCCAATTTTATTACTATTAGTAACGGAGATCCTGCCAAATCAGATATTATCGCTGTCGGGAATGCGAGAGTAATTCGAGCGCGGTTAGCAGACGGCAGATTTTTCTATGAAGCTGATTTATCTAAACCTTTAGAAAGCTATTTACCCCAATTAGAAAAAGTCACATTCCAAGAAGATTTAGGTTCAGTTCGTGTCAAAGTTGAAAGAGTAGTTAAAAATGCCGAAAAAATTACTACTCAATTACAATTAAATCCAGTCCAAACCCATAATATACAAAGAGCCGCATTACTTTGTAAAGCCGATTTAGTCACGCAAATGGTTTATGAGTTTCCTGAATTACAGGGAATTATGGGCGAAAAATACGCTTTAGCAAATGGTGAAAATCCAGAAGTTGCAAAAGCGATTTTTGAGCATTATTTACCCAGAAATGCTGATGATATTTTCCCCCAAACTCTCACAGGGCAAATTGTCGGTTTAGCTGATAGATTAGATACATTAGTTAGTATCTTTGGTTTGGGTTTAATTCCCACAGGTTCATCAGATCCTTTTGCATTGCGTCGCGCGGCAAATGCGATTGTTAATATTACCTGGTTGGCGAATTTGCAAATTAATTTATCAACCCTTTTAGAACAAATCGCCACAGATTTTGCTACAACTTTTAATAAAGATGCCAAATCCTTAATTAAAACCTTGCAAGAATTTTTCCTGCAACGGATTCGCACCTTATTACAAGACGAAAAACAGATAGATTACGATTTAGTAAATGCAGTTTTGGGAGAAAATGATCCTGAATACACAGAACGGGCATTAACGGATTTATTAGATGTCCGCGATCGCGCTCTCTATTTACAAAAAATCCGCAAAGATGGTACATTAGATAAAATCTACGAAACTGTCAACCGTTCCACCCGGTTAGCAGCACAGGGAAATTTAGATTTTCAAACCCTAGAACCACAATCTTTAATTAATCCCGAACTGTTCCAGAAAAAATCCGAATCTGCATTTTATAACGCTTTGCTGGAACTAGTTCCCCAAACCCAAGCAGCACAACAAAACCGGGATTATCAACTGTTAGTAACCGCACTAGCAAAAATCGCTCCTACCGTGGGTACATTTTTTGATGGTGAAGACAGCGTTTTAGTTATGGACGCAAATTCCGATATTAAGCAAAATCGCTTAAATTTACTGGGATTACTGCGAAATCACGCCCGTGTATTGGCGGACTTTGGCGCGATAGTCAAAAATTTGTAGGTTGAAAAAATATCTTCTCAGTTGTTACTCATTGACAAAACAAATCATATAAATGTTATTGTTGTTTTGTCTTTTAATGTTTTGAAAATCAGAGGCGATATGGAATTAAAAAACCTAGCTGAAATGTTCGCAATTTTGACCATTTTAGAACCAGATACAAAAATCTGTCAACTAACCGCAAGACTTGCAGTTGCAGGTTCAGCAACCGAAGGGGAAACTGATACTGCTGTTATCAAAGAGATAAAGAATTGTTTATCCGACTTGCAAAAAGAGTTGAATGACGTTAACAGCAAGAAATTACAAGCAAAAGAAAAACTCTTAACCAAAATTTTGACTCCTGACGCGTAATAGTTGATCTTTGTAACTTTGAAAGTGGTCGCTTGCTGATTCTATCAAGCACGATCACTTTCCTGTTAACTCTTACTTTTATAGCGGTATGCAATTGAGTAAAATACAGTCGGTAAATCACAAACCCGGTAGAGGCGCAGGGTCTGCGCCCTATACTTTATTGCATCCGACCCATAATCGCTAAAGTCTTTGAAACCTAATAATACTCAGATGTTTATAACAAATATTTCTCTTACTTGGGTAAAATTACTCAAACAAAAAAAACTTGTTAAATTGTTGCCAATTAACGCTACTATAGTGAAGCTTAACCAGGGATGCTACATAGTCTATGCCAGAAGCGTTAATTATTGGATTCGGAAAATCCGGTGTTGCTGCGGCAAGATTGTTGAAACAGGAAGGCTGGGAGGTTGAACTTTGCGATAGTAGCACCTCCCCAACCCTCCTCGAACAACAACAAAAACTCGCCAGTGAACACATTACCGTCAAATTAGGAAACACACCAGAATTCACCGATTCTGATATATCCAAGTTAATAATTGTCAGTCCCGGAGTTCCTTGGGATATTCCTATTCTAGCCAAAGCGCGAGAATTGGGCATAGAAACTATTGGCGAAATGGAACTAGCTTGGCGACATTTACAAGATATCCCCTGGGTAGGAATCACCGGTACAAATGGTAAAACTACCACCACCGCCTTAACAGCGGCTATTTTCCAAACAGCAGGATTGAACGCTCCCGCCTGTGGTAATATCGGTTACGCTGCTTGTGAAGTTGCTTTATCTACGAAAAAACCAGATTGGATAATTGGCGAACTTAGTAGTTATCAAATTGAATCTTCTGTAACTTTAGCGCCTCGTATTGGGATTTGGACAACCTTCACCCCAGATCATTTAGCCCGTCACAAAACATTAGAAAATTACTATAATATCAAAGCCAAATTATTACATAATTCCCAAATCCAAATATTTAACGGTGATGATGTTTATTTGAGCAAATTAGGATTAAATCATTGGCCAAATGCCTATTGGACAAGTGTTAAAGGTCAAGAATTCTTAATTGGTGAAAAAGGCTTTTATATAGAAAATGGCTGGGTAATGGAAAAAATTACCACCACACCCCAACCCATTGTGGAGGTATCTGCATTGCGAATGGTAGGGGAACATAACCAGCAAAATCTCCTCATGTCTGTGGCCGCCGCTAGATTAGCAGGTATAGATATTGCCGCTATTTCTCAAGCTGTCCGTGAATTTCCTGGTGTTCCCCATCGTTTAGAACATATCTGCAATTGGCAAGGCATTGATTTTATTAACGATAGCAAAGCCACTAATTACGACGCAGCCGAAGTCGGTTTAGCATCTGTGCAAAGTCCCGCCATTTTAATCGCTGGTGGTGAAGCTAAAGCGGGAGATGATAGCGCCTGGTTAGCCCAAATTCAAGCGAAAGCCGCCGCCGTCTTACTCATTGGGAATGCAGCACCAGCATTTGCTAAACGGCTGGAAGAGGTGGGATATAGTAATTATCAAATAGTCGAAACGATGGCAAAGGCTTTACCCATATCTGCGGAATTAGCCAAAAAATATCAAGCTTCAGTAGTATTATTATCTCCAGCTTGCGCTAGTTTTGACCAATATCCTAACTTTGAAATGCGGGGTGAAGACTTTCGGCAATTGTGTCAAAAGTATCTAGTATCGTAGGTTGGGTTGACACAAGGAAACCCAGCATTTGGCTTTGGTGAATGAAAATATGGATTTATTTCACGCAGAGACGCAGAGACGCAGAGACGCAGAGAGGATGAGTAGCGTTGTAGGTTAGGTTGATGCAAGGAAGTCTAATATTAATCAAATTTATATGTTTTTAGGACTTACGCACTATACAAATTAATCATTTTATGTATTGAAGGAAATACGTTGTTTCAGGCTTTCATTGATGA is a window encoding:
- the murD gene encoding UDP-N-acetylmuramoyl-L-alanine--D-glutamate ligase, with protein sequence MPEALIIGFGKSGVAAARLLKQEGWEVELCDSSTSPTLLEQQQKLASEHITVKLGNTPEFTDSDISKLIIVSPGVPWDIPILAKARELGIETIGEMELAWRHLQDIPWVGITGTNGKTTTTALTAAIFQTAGLNAPACGNIGYAACEVALSTKKPDWIIGELSSYQIESSVTLAPRIGIWTTFTPDHLARHKTLENYYNIKAKLLHNSQIQIFNGDDVYLSKLGLNHWPNAYWTSVKGQEFLIGEKGFYIENGWVMEKITTTPQPIVEVSALRMVGEHNQQNLLMSVAAARLAGIDIAAISQAVREFPGVPHRLEHICNWQGIDFINDSKATNYDAAEVGLASVQSPAILIAGGEAKAGDDSAWLAQIQAKAAAVLLIGNAAPAFAKRLEEVGYSNYQIVETMAKALPISAELAKKYQASVVLLSPACASFDQYPNFEMRGEDFRQLCQKYLVS